One genomic region from Lonchura striata isolate bLonStr1 chromosome 23, bLonStr1.mat, whole genome shotgun sequence encodes:
- the MSANTD2 gene encoding myb/SANT-like DNA-binding domain-containing protein 2 translates to MAAPCGSSQLPPAEPPLRVPKMEVLSPGSPGALSDGNPSLSDPSTPSGASPLGAGPAAGGAALGARGGASPSVSFSPGGAAAAAAAAACRGMSWTPAETNALIAVWGNERLVEARYQQLEGAGTVFGSKAPGPAMYERVSRALAELGYERTPSQCRERIKTLRRCYSRVKEHGVGKRKSSYTFEQLEQVFGQGGWDSQPCQPVLINSSGLYQELESDGSTMEEYSQEDWGNHSQDLHCYQTGEQELDEMPTTKRTLKIKQESSEDTQKRDVMQNIMQILESVQLKWELFQSWTDFSRLHLSNKLAIFGIGYNTRWKEDIRYHYAEISSQVPLGKRLREYFNSEKPEGRVIMTRVQKMNWKNVYYKFLEITISEARCLELHMEIDWIPIAHSKPTGGNVVQYLLPGGIPKSPGLYAIGYEECHEKLPSPLAEHRAPDPSNETPGELEVPSPQASLRVDMESARIIYCYLGIAEVRTLQQCLFLHFQANTKTFSKDWVGINAFLSQNCVVEPGVSPKSIYIKFVEVERDFLSAGSLVECLEKAIGYPLKFNN, encoded by the exons ATGGCGGCGCCCTGCGGCTCCTCGCAGCTCCCGCCGGCCGAGCCACCGCTCCGCGTCCCCAAGATGGAGGTGCTGTCGCCGGGCTCGCCGGGCGCGCTCAGCGACGGCAACCCCAGCCTGTCCGACCCCTCCACGCCCAGCGGCGCCTCCCCGCtgggcgcggggccggcggccggcggggccgcgctggGCGCCCGCGGCGGGGCCTCGCCCTCCGTCTCCTTCTcgcccggcggcgccgccgccgccgccgcggccgccgcctgCCGCGGGATGTCCTGGACGCCGGCGGAGACCAACGCGCTGATCGCCGTGTGGGGCAACGAGCGGCTGGTGGAGGCGCGGTACCAGCAGCTGGAGGGAGCGGGCACCGTGTTCGGCAGCAAAGCGCCCGGGCCCGCCATGTACGAGCGCGTCTCCCGCGCCCTGGCCGAGCTGGGCTACGAGCGCACCCCGTCCCAGTGCCGGGAGCGCATCAAG ACCCTCCGCAGGTGCTACAGCCGCGTGAAGGAGCACGGCGTTGGCAAGAGGAAAAGCAGCTACACCTTTGAACAGCTGGAGCAGGTGTTTGGGCAGGGAGGATGGgactcccagccctgccagcccgtCCTCATCAACAGCAGTGGCTTGTACCAGGAGCTGGAGTCGGACGGCAGCACGATGGAGGAGTACTCTCAGGAGGACTGGGGAAACCACAGTCAGGATCTCCACTGCTACCAGACGGGCGAGCAGGAATTGG ATGAAATGCCCACTACAAAAAGAACATTAAAGATAAAACAGGAATCTTCAGAAGACACGCA GAAGCGTGACGTCATGCAGAACATTATGCAAATCTTGGAGTCAGTCCAGTTGAAGTGGGAGCTGTTTCAGAGCTGGACGGACTTCTCCAGGCTCCACCTTTCTAACAAACTGGCCATTTTTGGCATTGGGTACAACACCCGCTGGAAGGAGGATATCCGTTACCACTACGCGGAGATCAgctcccaggtgcccctgggcaagCGGCTCCGGGAATATTTCAACTCGGAAAAACCGGAGGGTCGGGTGATCATGACCCGAGTACAGAAAATGAACTGGAAAAATGTTTATTACAAATTCCTGGAGATCACCATCAGCGAAGCCAGATGTTTGGAGCTGCACATGGAGATCGACTGGATTCCCATCGCTCACTCCAAACCCACTGGAGGGAACGTGGTGCAGTATTTATTACCAGGAGGGATCCCAAAAAGCCCCGGCCTCTACGCCATTGGATATGAGGAGTGCCACGAGAAGCTCCCCTCCCCTCTGGCCGAGCACCGGGCACCCGACCCCAGCAATGAGACTCCAGGGGAGCTCGAGGTCCCCTCGCCACAGGCTTCCCTTCGGGTGGATATGGAATCTGCCCGGATTATCTACTGTTACCTCGGCATCGCCGAGGTCCGGACTCTCCAGCAGTGCCTGTTTTTACACTTCCAGGCAAACACCAAAACCTTCAGCAAAGATTGGGTCGGGATCAACGCCTTTTTATCTCAGAACTGCGTCGTAGAGCCCGGTGTCTCACCCAAATCCATCTACATCAAATTTGTGGAAGTGGAGAGGGATTTTCTGTCTGCTGGCTCTTTGGTAGAGTGCCTGGAAAAAGCCATCGGGTACCCCTTAAAATTTAACAACTGA